The Rosa rugosa chromosome 3, drRosRugo1.1, whole genome shotgun sequence sequence TAAATATCTTGCACTATTGGGATCAAATATAGAATCATTAGACTCAAAACAATCTTCTTGAAGAGACGCTCAAAACTGAAATTGACATTatgcttttggtcaagaaaagATAAAAACACTCACACGCACGCGCGCGCGCACGTGTGCTTGTACTCCTATGTTTAACTCTTCGTTTTTGAGATGAATTATCAATTATCAATGTTACCATGTTGCAGGATGTACTAAGAGAATAAAGAGCAAAAGAATACAACTGTGAACCTTAGACAACAAAGTCCATTCTATATTTCTATACCTTGCGGAGGAGGTGGTTCCTGATCTCTGGTGGCATGGAGTATAATGGTTCCTGACAGTACAGTAATGAATCCACAAATTTCAGAGGCTATGCTGCTTGCGTCCTGACCAGACCAATCCTGCAGAATATAGAAGGAAATGTGCAATCAGAATCCTAAGTCTGTAGTTGCTAGCAAAACAAGTAAAGAATCAAAGCACCAGAAGGAATCAGAAGGAAACCCCAGCATATGGATCAAGCAACTTACCTTGAACATTATTACACTAGCAATAATGGTCAGAGTTGTGAACATCACATAATATACTGGAGCAACAATAGTTGCACTGAAGGTATCCAAAGCCTGAAACGAAGAATTCATGAACATCAGTGATATGAGACTTAGGTGCTTAAGCAGAATAGCATCTGACCAGTGCGTGATACATAAGCTTAAGTTGTCAACAAACTGGAATCAAAATTGGCCAAAATGTATGCCATCTGAGGGGAAACCAGCACCTGCAGGCATTAGTGGCTAGTGGCTAGTTAGACCCCACTTAaattcaacatatatatacatataaatatgtattatatatatagttaaATATCCCTTCTAAAGAACAGATAGGTCTCACCTACGGACTGCTACTTCATAGCCTTATGTGGCACCAACATGTAAGGAAACTCCTAAGAAGAATGGAGGGGCCCAGATCAATGAACCAGGGTTCAATTCTTCTGCTAAGAAGAACAAACAAGCAGTCAACCCTCCTGTTGTTACTACtattactactactactactactaccacGCCTAAGAGGTTCGACAATCTAAAGGAAATAGGACTCAAAGAGTCAATGGACCTGCTTCTATGACTAGGGGTAGTAAGGCTGATTCAACCTGCTGGTCAAGGTAATATTGCAAGGGAGCTATACCAACCTCCTCATCCATATGAAGTCGATCAATTAGAGTTCCCAGGACCAGAGCTTAGGTCTTTCCTTATGACTTATCCAAAGCTGCAGAAATTTTTGATGAACTTCTTGCTGCGAAGCCAGCTCAATCCCCAGTGTTATACAAAGACTTGCCTAAGCTGAAGGGGAAGAAGTTTTGCAAATTGCACAAAATGGACGGGCATCACACAAAATATTGTGTTCAGCTCACTTCTCCAAACATGGTTTGATCAAGGCAAAATTGCAGGACAAAGAGAAGAAAAGCCTCTGAAGACTGACACTGAACCATTCGCTGAGGTCAACATGGTGGTGGAACTCAActggccaagaaaaaaaaaacaatccaaGAAAAAAGAGAGTGGATTTTACTACCACCGGCTCATCCAGGCCGGAAACTGGGCCTCCTGTCAGAACACTAAAATCTTTAGGAGACGGGAAATTCTAGCAAATAGCTACATAAGTACAGTGGGCAAGAGGGGGTTCAAATTCCAGATCAGATGGGAGCAAACCATGAGCCTAACCATTCCAACTATCCTCTTCTTGgtaagtgtgtgtgtatatatatatacatattatgaTTGAACTTTCGTAATTTGACTAAGTTTCAAACTTGTCACAAATGAATGTCTGTGTGCTTGATCTAATGCAATTATAAGTACAAGAAATAGGGAAGTCAAAAACACACAATGCATCATTTTCCTCTCCTTTAGGGAAGGAGAAACACATTGTGGTCAGAAGGTAACAAATAGGCAGAACATgatctgagaaaaaaaaaaattggaaatgcATCTCAGGTAGAGCACAGATATCTGGTACAAGATTAGTATTACTACACAAAATGCTAATGACAATAGTCTTGCAGGAAGGGGGCAGCATTAATAGCTGACTACTGACCTTGTTGAGGTAATTCAACTGTGTAACGACGCAGATTACTGCAACGGTCAGAAAAAACCAAGTCTGAGGATAAGCTATTTGACTTACTCCCTCAAGAGTAAGCTTTATTGCAATTCCAATGGCCTTTATGCTTACAACCTGAAGCAGCAGAACACAGCTAAGCATCTAAACAAAACATGATACATAAAGGAACAAAGCGCCTATGTACTTGGCAAACAAGAGAAGCATATTTACCGTCAGTGAACCCATCAAAGAACAGATTCCCAAGTAGACTAGTATGTTTGTTAGCCCATGGCGAGGTTCAAAATGCAAAACCAAAGCTAATACCAGGGAAAGTGTAGCTGCGACGTAAATTAGAAAGGCTGTTGGtaggaaaggaaaacaaaaaaagtgtTAATAACAACCCCATTCAAGTTTTATGACAACTAGTATTGAAGACAGAAAACAAAGCGAGTATATAGTCATAAACCTGGTTGAGTCGCAAGAGTCCATATTTCCAGTACAGAACTCAGAGTATGCTCCTGAGGCGCATGGATCACAATAACCACTGATCCCACAATGCACGTAACACATCCCACAATCCCCATTTTCTGCAGCCTTTCCTTCAACAAGAAGTGCGCCAAGACAGCACTAGACAAATCCAACAAAACACTCGAGTCACTAAACAAACTTCCTCCCATCACAAATCACCACAGAAATGACCTCGAAAACACATCTCACACTCACCTGACTATTATACTCAATGCACCAAGTGGAGTTACAAGAACTGCCGGCGCATATACATAAGCAATGAAATTCGCAACCTCTCCAACAATCACTACCGAAATTGCGAAAATTCAACACCAAAAAATCAATACCTCATATCCTCTAATCCTATATAAATGAGTAACAGAAAAATTGGCAAGAGCTAAACTTACTGGTGATCATGCCCGCCCACCATAATGGCTCTAACAAATAAGTATATCCCCCAACGCCTACACAACTCAAACCAGAGAATTTCCATCAATCCCCAAACACTAGAATAATCctaaaaattgaaacttttgATAAAATCTTTGCAATTCAGTCCAATTTTTCGGAATCTTAAAAGGCGAAAAAAGGagctgaaattgaaattgaaattgaaatcgaAAAGAAATAGGACCTGCTCGAGttccggcggcggcggcgcgcTTGAGGCCTTTCTTCTTCAAGATGAAGCTGCAGCCTATGAAGGCGCTGGAGGCCATGGCTAGTATCAGACCTATCGAATTCTCTGACacccccatctctctctctctctctctctttcccgcCAACCAGAATTGAACAGGTGGCgcgctttctctctctctctcacactctctCTGTGAAATTGTAATGGCAGCTCTGAAGATTccagagcgagagagagagggagagaaggaTCGGGTATTGAATTTTCCGGTGTCGTTTTGTCGGAAGTTTCCGGTGGAGGGGAAGAATCGCCTGTTTCGCGTGCTGAttggttaagttggattctctctctctctctcacttgtTTTCTAATATTTCTGGAGGGACGGTGTCGGAATGACGATGTTGCCCCTATCACATGCAAAGGTGCGGTCTCTTTGACTCTTTTGCGTAGCTGGAACAGCGTACGTGATTGAAAACCGTGGCGGTGACgtgtatttgttttgttttggccGGCAGCTccgcctccaccaccaccacccaatACGGTGGCAGCACTCATTTTCGGTGTCGACAAAgacttcttctatttttttttttttttttttgagaatgatgaACAAAGATTTTTAGATGACATAAAgataagggtccttgaccaaataCCCAATTTTAAGGCAAAGTACTCCCACTTactctactaaaaaaaatttattctcatttacccaatttaagcTCAAATGACAACTTTATCCTCAGCCTATTTAATAAATtacagactctctctctctctctctctctctctctctctcacacacacacacacacacacactggcgcgcacgcacacacacacacttcaATCTTAATCTCCGATCGGCAGTGTGCTGGCTCAG is a genomic window containing:
- the LOC133735617 gene encoding probable magnesium transporter NIPA6 isoform X1, with amino-acid sequence MGVSENSIGLILAMASSAFIGCSFILKKKGLKRAAAAGTRAGVGGYTYLLEPLWWAGMITMIVGEVANFIAYVYAPAVLVTPLGALSIIVSAVLAHFLLKERLQKMGIVGCVTCIVGSVVIVIHAPQEHTLSSVLEIWTLATQPAFLIYVAATLSLVLALVLHFEPRHGLTNILVYLGICSLMGSLTVVSIKAIGIAIKLTLEGVSQIAYPQTWFFLTVAVICVVTQLNYLNKALDTFSATIVAPVYYVMFTTLTIIASVIMFKDWSGQDASSIASEICGFITVLSGTIILHATRDQEPPPPQGTVTWYISGDSMKASEDEDLIALHDSDFLEP
- the LOC133735617 gene encoding probable magnesium transporter NIPA6 isoform X2, which produces MGVSENSIGLILAMASSAFIGCSFILKKKGLKRAAAAGTRAGVGGYTYLLEPLWWAGMITMIVGEVANFIAYVYAPAVLVTPLGALSIIVSAVLAHFLLKERLQKMGIVGCVTCIVGSVVIVIHAPQEHTLSSVLEIWTLATQPAFLIYVAATLSLVLALVLHFEPRHGLTNILVYLGICSLMGSLTVVSIKAIGIAIKLTLEGVSQIAYPQTWFFLTVAVICVVTQLNYLNKEAQFPAWMSRW